In one window of Pseudoliparis swirei isolate HS2019 ecotype Mariana Trench chromosome 15, NWPU_hadal_v1, whole genome shotgun sequence DNA:
- the LOC130204894 gene encoding uncharacterized protein LOC130204894 isoform X1, whose product MVRDVLQSKPGGEKVLHEYDETKTLTDGTRRHMINLLVADMIEVHGRIPPTYVRTKYALGITTLFPYLRDPYSKNGYEHFYDADSGSGYLAWRIKTVQRNTAFLSRRCSTTCTYQAGPKSKRNFLQTNKQLSGEECREAISILKHTTDESVVKEKMRATFQYRQTVVQQDQQDSSTVLDVFPRFLDTPGLIDQDFAMMFGEEASGRFLAKWPTFFKPRILANCKNSNENVEDLLSGHHSSDASGWDSDLSSILLLVHLLPPTAKGPKKSPKISSHQAIKHVVRYLRIGASVETFLESLEPGQPILLCVGEEKNNIQRFYVIVDHKAVPCKAQTSLAAFDELFKAHFIFSVHYHESLNSFYTFIQTTVFNIDVGSTKESPRVKELRARLLNTSI is encoded by the exons atggtGAGAGATGTTCTTCAGTCCAAGCCAGGGGGAGAAAAAGTGTTGCATGAATATGACGAAACAAAGACATTGACGGATGGTACCCGGCGACATATGATAAACCTACTGGTGGCTGACATGATTGAAGTTCATGG GAGGATCCCACCAACCTATGTGCGAACAAAATACGCTCTTGGCATTACCACTCTATTTCCTTACCTCAGGGATCCTTACTCAAAAAATGGATAT GAGCACTTCTATGATGCTGACAGTGGATCTGGTTATTTGGCCTGGAGGATAAAGACAGTCCAGCGCAACACTGCATTTCTATCTCGGAGATGCTCAACCACCTGTACCTATCAAGCTGGACCAAAGAGCAAGAGAAATTTTCTCCAAACTAACAAGCAACTGTCTGGCGAGGAATGCCGTGAGGCAATCTCCATTTTGAAACATACAACTGATGAATCGGTTGTCAAAGAGAAAATGAGGGCAACATTTCAATACCGTCAGACGGTAGTTCAACAAGACCAGCAAGACTCCTCAACAGTCCTGGATGTTTTCCCACGTTTTCTCGATACACCTGGCTTG ATTGACCAAGACTTTGCCATGATGTTTGGAGAGGAGGCTTCTGGCAGATTCTTGGCAAAATGGCCCACTTTCTTCAAACCCAGGATCCTGGCAAACTGCAAGAATTCTAATGAGAATGTTGAAGACTTGTTGTCTGGGCATCACTCCTCAGATGCGTCTG GCTGGGACAGTGACCTGTCAAGCATCCTACTGCTGGTTCACCTACTTCCCCCTACTGCAAAAGGACCCAAGAAGAGTCCTAAAATTAGCTCGCATCAAGCAATCAAACATGTTGTGAGATATTTGAGG ATTGGCGCCAGTGTTGAGACCTTCCTTGAGAGTTTGGAACCAGGACAACCCATCCTCCTGTGTGTCGGTGAAGAGAAGAACAACATCCAAAGATTCTATGTCATCGTTGACCACAAGGCCGTCCCTTGCAAGGCTCAGACGTCCCTGGCAGCTTTCGATGAACTCTTTAAGGCCCACTTCATCTTTAGTGTTCACTACCACGAATCCCTTAACAGCTTCTACACATTCATCCAAACAACTGTGTTCAACATTGATGTGGGAAGTACCAAGGAAAGTCCTCGTGTGAAGGAGCTCAGAGCAAGACTGCTGAACACAAGTATCTGA